One stretch of Phycisphaerales bacterium DNA includes these proteins:
- a CDS encoding YbaB/EbfC family nucleoid-associated protein, translated as MMFDNLKNMASMAGMLKDMPRIKAQIEEVKEELGRMHVTGESGGGAVRVIANGHLKIESVEVDQALLSGLVDSTDPDDLAMAQDLIAGATNNALEKARVMAAQKFADAAGEMGLPISNEMIRGFGDLGGAIDPSM; from the coding sequence ATGATGTTTGACAATCTGAAAAATATGGCTTCCATGGCCGGTATGCTCAAAGATATGCCGCGAATAAAAGCGCAGATCGAGGAAGTCAAGGAGGAACTCGGTCGCATGCACGTCACTGGTGAGAGTGGAGGCGGTGCAGTTCGTGTTATTGCCAACGGTCACCTAAAAATTGAGTCTGTGGAAGTCGATCAAGCTTTGCTTTCTGGCCTTGTTGACTCAACTGATCCAGATGATTTGGCAATGGCTCAAGATCTCATTGCCGGTGCCACAAATAATGCGCTTGAAAAAGCACGTGTGATGGCTGCGCAGAAATTCGCTGACGCCGCCGGTGAGATGGGCTTGCCAATATCAAATGAGATGATTCGTGGTTTTGGTGATCTCGGTGGTGCGATCGATCCATCAATGTAA
- the frr gene encoding ribosome recycling factor: protein MSIDPIISACDSKMSKSFEYLSRELRGIRTGRATTALIEYLKVDYYGSPTDLRELAAISVADSTQLLVKPFDPSAKTEIMRTIETADLGLNPRADGDSIRVSIPAPSSERRQQLVAQVRKLAEDSKVAMRNDRRDTNKQIDQLVKDKENSISEDDGKRAKSKIEDLTKKWSSDIDALSQAKANEVEQV, encoded by the coding sequence ATGTCTATTGACCCGATTATCTCGGCTTGTGATTCAAAAATGAGCAAGAGTTTTGAGTATCTATCACGAGAACTTCGAGGCATTCGCACAGGACGAGCCACAACTGCTCTCATCGAATATCTCAAAGTTGATTATTACGGTAGCCCGACCGATCTTCGTGAGCTTGCAGCTATTAGTGTGGCTGATTCAACACAGCTGCTTGTCAAACCATTCGACCCATCTGCCAAAACCGAAATCATGCGTACCATCGAAACGGCTGATCTGGGGCTCAATCCTCGCGCCGATGGCGACAGTATCCGCGTTAGTATTCCTGCGCCCTCTTCGGAACGCCGCCAACAACTGGTAGCCCAAGTGCGCAAGCTTGCAGAAGACTCTAAGGTTGCAATGCGCAACGACCGCCGCGATACCAATAAACAGATCGATCAACTTGTTAAAGACAAAGAAAATTCAATCTCAGAAGATGATGGCAAGAGAGCCAAGAGCAAGATTGAAGATCTAACAAAGAAATGGTCAAGCGATATAGATGCGCTCAGCCAAGCAAAGGCAAACGAAGTCGAACAAGTCTAG
- a CDS encoding VWA domain-containing protein codes for MTQEPRQTEDTTHLRRAVHDLRSRIDELQQEQAQSSRRRLVNLAIFAVALAIVVHIGIMVYLNLLTRDEAGAPERISQDIEIAFLDQEELSQLEDSDLDDQLSEDTMTTDVVLDAEPFIQLEADAVDTQLATNSSNIAPALGGAGGGGGGWGNGMGGGGASTTFFGVTSRGSRFAYVVDRSGSMGGNSTGGMQKISVALRELARSITSLPDSAEFYLLFFDSTFSAPPMQKDWMPATPYSVRNVVRWLNQVAPGGGTHPRGAFQHLFAMEERPDVIFFLTDGKLQGFTSGALAKLNSSGKRVVINTIAFGSDAEQKVLRDMARDSGGEFRFVSTGARP; via the coding sequence GTGACCCAAGAACCACGCCAAACTGAAGACACAACCCATCTGAGGCGCGCGGTCCACGATTTGCGATCCAGGATCGATGAATTGCAACAGGAGCAGGCTCAGTCATCTCGACGGCGGTTGGTCAATTTAGCCATTTTTGCGGTGGCTTTGGCCATTGTGGTTCACATTGGAATCATGGTCTATCTCAATCTTCTCACACGAGATGAAGCAGGCGCGCCGGAGCGGATCAGCCAAGATATTGAAATCGCCTTTCTTGATCAGGAAGAGCTTTCTCAATTGGAGGACAGTGATTTAGACGACCAGCTGTCGGAAGACACCATGACTACGGATGTGGTGCTTGACGCGGAGCCATTTATCCAGCTTGAGGCGGATGCTGTGGATACACAGCTTGCTACGAACAGTAGTAATATCGCGCCGGCACTGGGCGGTGCTGGCGGTGGTGGGGGTGGTTGGGGCAATGGTATGGGTGGTGGTGGCGCATCGACAACCTTCTTTGGTGTCACCAGCCGTGGCTCTCGGTTTGCATATGTTGTTGATCGATCTGGTTCAATGGGTGGTAATTCAACGGGTGGCATGCAAAAAATATCGGTTGCACTGAGGGAGTTGGCTCGCTCAATTACCAGCTTGCCTGATTCAGCAGAGTTCTACTTGTTGTTCTTCGACAGTACATTTTCCGCACCACCCATGCAGAAGGACTGGATGCCGGCAACACCCTATTCGGTGCGCAATGTCGTTCGATGGCTCAATCAGGTAGCACCAGGCGGAGGGACCCATCCGCGCGGCGCCTTCCAGCACTTGTTTGCAATGGAAGAGCGGCCAGATGTGATCTTTTTCTTAACGGATGGAAAGCTGCAGGGGTTTACTTCGGGTGCGCTTGCAAAACTTAACAGCTCTGGGAAGCGCGTCGTGATCAATACGATTGCTTTCGGTTCTGATGCGGAGCAGAAAGTGCTTCGGGATATGGCTCGTGACTCAGGTGGCGAGTTTCGCTTCGTAAGTACTGGAGCACGCCCATGA
- the recR gene encoding recombination mediator RecR, with translation MKSGQGSGYPQAIDRLLESFSSLPGIGRRSAERICFHLLKQPADHVIGLSRAISDLVEKVTCCQVCFNLADASPCPICSNDERDASQVLVVEQVRDLLSFEQTGIYRGVYHVLTGRIDPLGGVEPADLTIAQLRSRLLDASCNARGVQVAEVILGLNPNLEGDATALYLAELLKELPVRVTRLARGVPAGSQLEFASTAVLADAIEGRRAMQQDGQGGGR, from the coding sequence GTGAAGTCAGGCCAAGGCTCAGGGTATCCACAGGCAATCGATCGGCTTTTAGAGTCGTTTTCTAGCCTTCCAGGTATTGGCCGACGCAGTGCCGAGCGAATTTGCTTTCATTTACTGAAGCAGCCTGCTGATCATGTCATCGGGCTATCACGAGCGATTTCGGATCTGGTGGAAAAAGTCACCTGCTGTCAGGTTTGCTTCAACTTGGCTGACGCGAGCCCTTGTCCAATATGTAGTAATGATGAACGTGACGCCTCACAAGTGTTGGTCGTTGAGCAGGTCCGAGATCTACTGAGTTTTGAACAAACAGGAATCTATCGGGGTGTGTATCACGTTTTAACTGGTCGGATTGATCCGTTGGGGGGCGTGGAGCCCGCTGACCTAACCATTGCGCAATTGCGTTCAAGATTGCTTGATGCGAGCTGTAACGCCAGAGGAGTTCAGGTAGCAGAGGTCATTTTGGGGCTGAATCCAAATCTAGAAGGTGATGCAACAGCTCTCTATTTGGCAGAGTTACTAAAAGAACTGCCTGTTCGAGTCACCAGGCTCGCTCGCGGCGTACCGGCTGGTTCGCAATTGGAGTTCGCATCTACCGCAGTGCTGGCAGATGCGATTGAGGGAAGGCGTGCCATGCAGCAGGATGGGCAAGGGGGCGGCCGTTAG
- the dnaX gene encoding DNA polymerase III subunit gamma/tau has product MSYTVLARRYRSRSFDELIGQQHVARTLRHAIDNDRTAHAYLFCGTRGVGKTSMARLLAIALNVTDDLQAADDIKNAILQGNDLDVIEIDGASNRGINEARDLIASAGLAPARCQYKIYIIDEVHMLTREAFNALLKTMEEPPSHVKFILCTTEPHRVPATIQSRCQRFDFRPVSADDIAAHLAKVVAAEGLKADAEALIEVARMGDGSVRDALSLLDRLLAGAGELTLSVVTESVGLADRTLISSLVDAIIANDAADSLKRGQDLLATGISIDQAVAGLIEHLHAMLILCTCGADVETLEMTEQRRQALVAQAAHFDSEGLVYQMAVCDALARSVRGSSVARAQFDAAIVRMAHAHRFADVQLASSQERSPEPTFKKKIETSTPVITQKKPAAMASSADGTSPEKVAAVVEKAPDVAMPERVASGNIRVKVKTASNVPSPAPTASSQDVTSQSHERGREIWAQVINAARESSAEQARTSQLAYQTFDGRTLQLRLQDGSEAQAKFLLSQVAVIEEQVGRVAGESLRVELALIDEVASSHSEGARAIESSSEKDSKLEATVVVEQRQPKKEAPSRASLEDSGPVRLAREIFDGMIVRVESEEKR; this is encoded by the coding sequence GTGTCCTATACCGTACTTGCTCGCCGATACCGGTCGCGCAGCTTTGATGAGTTGATTGGACAGCAGCATGTCGCTCGCACGTTGCGGCATGCCATCGATAACGATCGAACTGCGCATGCCTATTTATTCTGTGGTACCCGTGGTGTCGGTAAGACTTCCATGGCACGGCTGCTTGCAATTGCCCTCAATGTCACAGATGACTTACAGGCTGCCGACGATATCAAAAACGCGATTCTGCAGGGTAATGATCTTGATGTCATTGAAATCGATGGTGCCTCAAACCGTGGCATCAACGAAGCGCGTGACTTAATTGCTTCAGCTGGCTTAGCTCCAGCACGATGCCAATATAAAATCTACATTATCGATGAGGTCCACATGCTGACCCGCGAGGCCTTTAATGCCTTGCTTAAGACGATGGAAGAGCCTCCATCACATGTGAAGTTTATTCTCTGCACAACTGAGCCACATCGAGTGCCCGCAACCATTCAAAGCCGATGTCAGCGATTCGATTTTCGCCCTGTTTCGGCGGATGATATTGCCGCACATCTTGCCAAAGTGGTGGCGGCAGAGGGATTGAAGGCTGATGCAGAGGCCTTGATAGAAGTAGCCCGGATGGGTGATGGTTCCGTACGCGATGCGTTGAGCTTGCTTGATCGTCTGTTGGCGGGTGCAGGTGAATTGACGCTTAGTGTCGTAACCGAATCCGTGGGGCTTGCTGATCGTACGTTGATCAGCTCTCTCGTTGATGCCATTATTGCCAATGATGCTGCTGACTCATTAAAAAGAGGTCAAGACTTGCTGGCGACAGGTATTTCAATCGATCAGGCTGTCGCTGGGCTCATCGAGCACTTGCATGCCATGCTCATCCTCTGCACCTGTGGTGCTGATGTTGAGACGCTGGAAATGACGGAACAGCGAAGGCAGGCACTCGTTGCTCAAGCAGCCCATTTTGATAGTGAGGGGTTGGTTTACCAGATGGCAGTCTGTGATGCACTTGCACGCAGTGTTCGTGGGTCAAGTGTGGCTCGGGCACAATTCGATGCGGCGATTGTCCGTATGGCTCATGCCCATCGATTCGCAGATGTGCAGCTGGCAAGTAGCCAGGAGCGATCTCCTGAGCCGACTTTCAAAAAAAAAATAGAGACTAGTACGCCCGTCATTACTCAGAAAAAGCCAGCAGCTATGGCCAGCTCGGCTGATGGCACGTCGCCAGAAAAGGTGGCCGCGGTTGTTGAGAAGGCGCCTGATGTCGCAATGCCCGAGCGCGTGGCTTCAGGGAATATTCGAGTCAAAGTCAAGACTGCATCAAACGTACCGAGTCCCGCGCCCACCGCATCAAGTCAGGATGTCACAAGCCAGTCCCATGAGCGAGGTAGAGAAATCTGGGCGCAGGTCATCAACGCTGCACGAGAATCAAGCGCCGAACAAGCTCGTACCAGCCAACTGGCCTATCAGACATTTGATGGCCGAACACTACAGCTCAGGCTGCAGGATGGTAGCGAGGCTCAAGCAAAGTTCTTATTGTCGCAAGTTGCGGTTATTGAAGAGCAGGTGGGGCGCGTTGCAGGAGAGTCACTTCGCGTTGAACTTGCATTGATTGATGAAGTGGCATCGTCTCATTCAGAGGGTGCCAGGGCCATAGAGTCTTCTTCAGAGAAAGACTCTAAACTGGAAGCTACAGTCGTTGTGGAGCAACGGCAGCCTAAGAAAGAGGCGCCTTCTCGAGCGTCCCTTGAGGACTCTGGGCCTGTGCGATTAGCACGAGAGATCTTCGATGGAATGATTGTTCGGGTTGAGTCAGAGGAAAAAAGATGA
- a CDS encoding MotA/TolQ/ExbB proton channel family protein, with the protein MTSIVFVNLLGTVAPASAEASSWFDTIIAGGLVGFIILGLSVVALALVIIHLVQIRRTALLPPDQVAALDAMLAAGDVNGSLEYCLAPENDSYLVRIMAAGLGRYQRSAFGAFEIKNAIEETGEDQTARLYRSTDGLGLIGTIAPLLGLLGTVLGMVGAFQSISRGAGGQHEELAGSISLALVTTLLGLILAIPCVALFTYFRNRIDSLTSEAANEIERLIIYLESGVGTGGGQQMPPGAQPHRPVSPASPGRVIK; encoded by the coding sequence ATGACTTCTATTGTGTTTGTGAATCTACTCGGAACGGTCGCGCCTGCTTCAGCAGAAGCATCATCTTGGTTTGACACCATTATTGCAGGCGGATTGGTTGGTTTTATTATTTTAGGCTTGAGTGTTGTTGCTTTGGCTTTGGTCATTATTCACCTTGTGCAGATTCGTCGCACTGCTTTGTTGCCACCAGATCAAGTTGCGGCGCTCGATGCCATGTTGGCTGCTGGTGATGTCAACGGGTCACTCGAATATTGTCTTGCGCCGGAGAATGATTCTTATTTGGTCCGAATTATGGCAGCAGGCCTTGGTCGGTATCAGCGTTCTGCATTCGGTGCCTTCGAAATCAAGAATGCCATTGAAGAAACGGGTGAGGATCAGACTGCTCGCCTCTATCGATCAACTGACGGCCTTGGGCTTATTGGGACTATCGCACCTTTATTGGGATTGCTTGGCACGGTACTCGGCATGGTTGGCGCATTCCAATCAATTTCCCGCGGTGCTGGTGGACAGCACGAGGAATTAGCGGGAAGTATTTCTCTGGCATTAGTGACGACTCTACTTGGCCTCATTTTAGCGATTCCATGCGTCGCTCTTTTTACTTACTTTAGGAATCGCATTGATAGTTTGACTTCAGAAGCAGCAAATGAAATTGAACGTTTGATCATCTATTTAGAATCTGGTGTTGGCACTGGCGGTGGGCAGCAGATGCCGCCGGGCGCGCAGCCGCATCGACCAGTTTCACCGGCATCGCCAGGCAGAGTTATTAAATGA
- the rpoN gene encoding RNA polymerase factor sigma-54 has product MRFDASQHMRLNQQMKLAPRMIQSMEILQMPFAELQERIEQELESNVALEEAGSNLEQSGAEEAAGEVANDQPLDDQELVVGDNTSDGAEDFERLSTLESSMPDSFENQYSSAHRASSGEDRDRKMDAMANVQARSESLQEQLLHQWTFAEVSPAVQILGKRLIGYLENDGLFHTSESEILEELTSIPDLDISPELVTEAIEALQHWLDPPGLAARSVKECLLIQVDSQDRQDPQHGLAWQDVRLLITSHFEDLLENRLPRISESSEISMDRIHAAMELMHRLKLSPGRELVSEQVQPIIPDIMVEYDEQKDVYTARMSDGTLPHVRVSSDYENMAKDKKVEKETRRFVGDSVRRASWLIDAINQRKHTMLRVVGVVLARQRDFFDQGKQHLKPLPMIEVADQLNIHVGTVSRAVAEKWIATPRGVLPLRMFFSGGTETKSGEQMSWGAVKETLKDIVDQEDKQSPLSDESIVKELKSRGIDIARRTVVKYRQQLDIPPARRRKVFSDK; this is encoded by the coding sequence ATGCGCTTCGATGCCAGTCAACATATGCGTCTCAACCAGCAGATGAAGCTGGCGCCCCGCATGATTCAGTCAATGGAAATACTCCAGATGCCTTTTGCAGAATTGCAGGAGCGCATTGAACAAGAATTGGAATCGAATGTGGCGCTTGAGGAGGCCGGTTCGAACCTGGAGCAATCGGGGGCTGAAGAAGCAGCTGGGGAGGTTGCCAATGACCAGCCACTTGATGACCAGGAGTTGGTGGTTGGCGATAATACCTCCGATGGTGCTGAGGATTTTGAGCGACTGAGCACGCTTGAATCATCGATGCCCGATAGTTTTGAAAACCAATACTCATCAGCTCATCGTGCATCTTCCGGTGAGGATCGTGATCGTAAGATGGATGCAATGGCCAATGTTCAGGCTCGCTCTGAGAGTTTGCAAGAGCAGTTGCTGCATCAGTGGACATTTGCTGAGGTGAGCCCAGCCGTACAGATTCTTGGTAAACGACTTATTGGATATCTGGAAAACGATGGTCTCTTTCACACGTCCGAGTCTGAGATATTAGAAGAACTTACATCGATACCTGATCTTGATATCAGTCCGGAGCTTGTGACGGAGGCGATTGAGGCTCTGCAACACTGGCTGGATCCACCTGGCTTGGCGGCCCGCTCCGTTAAAGAGTGCTTGTTGATTCAAGTTGATTCACAGGATCGTCAAGATCCACAGCACGGCTTGGCATGGCAGGACGTTCGTCTTCTAATTACCTCTCACTTCGAAGATCTTCTGGAGAACCGGCTGCCTCGCATTAGTGAAAGTAGCGAAATCTCAATGGATCGGATTCATGCAGCAATGGAACTGATGCATCGCCTGAAGTTGAGCCCTGGTCGCGAGCTTGTCAGTGAACAAGTTCAACCTATTATTCCTGACATTATGGTTGAGTATGACGAGCAAAAAGATGTCTACACAGCACGAATGAGTGATGGCACCTTGCCTCATGTGAGAGTGTCTTCTGACTATGAAAACATGGCAAAAGACAAGAAGGTTGAAAAGGAAACGCGTCGTTTTGTTGGAGACAGCGTTCGTCGTGCGTCCTGGCTTATTGATGCTATCAATCAGCGCAAGCACACGATGCTCCGGGTTGTTGGTGTTGTTCTTGCCAGGCAGCGAGACTTCTTTGATCAAGGTAAGCAACATCTCAAACCGCTGCCAATGATCGAAGTAGCAGATCAACTCAACATTCACGTGGGAACAGTCAGTCGAGCTGTGGCTGAGAAGTGGATTGCAACGCCACGCGGGGTTCTGCCATTGCGAATGTTTTTCTCAGGCGGCACGGAAACCAAGAGTGGTGAGCAAATGAGTTGGGGTGCGGTTAAGGAGACGCTCAAAGATATTGTTGATCAAGAAGATAAGCAATCTCCACTGAGTGACGAGTCAATCGTGAAAGAGCTGAAGTCGAGAGGGATTGATATCGCTCGGCGGACAGTTGTGAAGTATCGTCAGCAACTAGATATACCGCCGGCACGGAGGCGCAAGGTATTTTCTGATAAGTGA
- a CDS encoding biopolymer transporter ExbD: MRFQPRNDQSRVSAMELTPMIDVVFLLIIFFMLTAQFMKETRAELDLPEEVGEQLEFPEESGLVINVTRDGGIILSTQEEPMNIDTFEMVLLAAMTQDAGLTDVTIRVDRNATSGVLNRVIKRLKEQGIVNARIATAVPQGRGP; encoded by the coding sequence ATGAGGTTTCAACCCCGCAACGATCAGTCTCGTGTTTCAGCGATGGAGCTTACGCCCATGATCGATGTGGTATTCCTGCTTATTATTTTCTTTATGCTGACTGCTCAGTTTATGAAAGAGACGCGTGCTGAGTTGGATTTGCCTGAAGAGGTTGGTGAGCAGCTTGAGTTTCCGGAAGAATCTGGGCTTGTTATCAATGTCACAAGAGATGGTGGCATCATCCTGTCTACGCAGGAAGAGCCGATGAACATTGATACTTTTGAGATGGTGTTATTGGCAGCAATGACTCAAGATGCAGGTCTTACTGATGTGACAATACGTGTTGATCGCAATGCAACTTCTGGCGTACTCAATCGAGTTATTAAGCGACTTAAAGAGCAAGGCATCGTTAATGCGAGAATTGCCACTGCGGTGCCACAAGGACGTGGTCCATGA
- the guaA gene encoding glutamine-hydrolyzing GMP synthase encodes MTIDLAHVHAAAAQADVVPILDFGSQYAQLIARRVREAGAFSILLAPDTPVDVLAQLNPKGIILSGGPSSVSAANAPVCDDHLFELGVPILGICYGMQLACEILGGRVDAAEAREYGRARLEVMQSGGLLKGLPEKTTVWMSHGDQVQQLDKHFDTLARTDTCAYAAVRHKELPLYGLQFHPEVTHTPHGIQIFRNFLYEICGCRGSWKMSNFLETACDQVREQVGNGHVICGLSGGVDSSVVAALLARALDDQLTCIFVDNGLLRKNERELVESTFRDHFNIDLKVVDATARFLKDLEGVTDPQEKRRLIGHRFIDVFKEESEKIQGLSGQDREGSSPCKTQFLAQGTLYPDVIESGHGHAGTAANIKLHHNVGGLPEDLGFELVEPLRDLFKDEVRKLGEVLGLPGRIIWRHPFPGPGLAVRIIGEVTPERLDLLRECDEIVLEEIIANELYRVTDQVFAVLLPVQSVGVMGDGRSYESVVAVRAVETQDFMTADWARIPYDILATISNRIINEVPGVNRVVYDISSKPPATIEWE; translated from the coding sequence ATGACGATTGATCTAGCTCATGTCCACGCTGCTGCGGCCCAGGCTGACGTAGTGCCTATTCTGGATTTTGGAAGTCAGTACGCGCAGTTAATCGCTAGACGGGTGCGCGAAGCTGGGGCTTTCAGCATTCTGCTTGCGCCGGACACACCGGTTGATGTTTTGGCCCAGCTTAATCCCAAGGGCATTATCTTGTCTGGTGGGCCATCAAGTGTGTCGGCGGCGAATGCCCCAGTCTGTGATGACCATCTCTTTGAGCTGGGCGTTCCAATCTTGGGCATCTGCTATGGGATGCAGCTTGCATGCGAAATTTTGGGTGGGCGAGTCGATGCCGCTGAGGCTCGTGAGTATGGTCGGGCGCGACTTGAGGTGATGCAGTCAGGCGGACTTCTAAAAGGGCTCCCAGAGAAGACGACTGTTTGGATGAGCCACGGCGATCAAGTGCAGCAGTTGGATAAGCACTTTGACACGCTTGCCCGCACGGATACTTGTGCGTATGCAGCTGTTCGCCATAAAGAGCTTCCTCTTTATGGTCTTCAGTTTCATCCTGAGGTGACACATACACCACACGGAATTCAGATCTTCCGTAATTTTCTATACGAGATTTGCGGATGCCGCGGGTCTTGGAAGATGAGTAATTTCTTGGAGACCGCTTGTGATCAGGTTCGTGAGCAGGTTGGTAATGGCCACGTCATCTGCGGGCTCAGCGGGGGTGTTGATTCGTCGGTCGTCGCTGCATTGCTGGCTCGAGCACTCGATGATCAGCTGACTTGTATCTTTGTCGATAATGGTTTGCTTAGAAAAAATGAACGAGAACTGGTTGAATCGACATTTAGGGATCACTTTAATATTGATCTTAAAGTGGTCGATGCGACAGCTCGTTTTTTAAAGGACCTCGAAGGTGTCACAGATCCGCAAGAGAAGCGGCGTCTGATTGGGCATCGTTTTATTGATGTATTCAAGGAAGAGTCTGAGAAGATTCAGGGCCTATCTGGTCAAGACCGTGAAGGATCTTCCCCGTGCAAGACTCAGTTTCTTGCGCAGGGTACTTTGTACCCGGATGTCATTGAATCTGGGCATGGTCATGCTGGTACAGCGGCCAATATTAAGTTGCATCATAATGTTGGTGGATTGCCTGAGGACCTTGGGTTTGAGTTGGTGGAACCACTTCGTGATCTCTTTAAAGATGAAGTGCGAAAATTGGGTGAGGTGCTCGGGCTTCCCGGTAGGATCATCTGGCGTCACCCGTTTCCAGGCCCAGGCCTTGCGGTGCGTATTATTGGTGAAGTGACACCCGAACGTCTTGATCTGCTTCGAGAATGTGATGAGATTGTTCTGGAAGAAATTATTGCGAACGAACTTTATCGTGTGACTGACCAGGTCTTTGCGGTTCTGCTGCCAGTCCAGTCAGTTGGGGTGATGGGAGATGGCCGGTCCTATGAGTCTGTGGTGGCGGTGCGTGCAGTGGAGACTCAGGACTTCATGACCGCGGACTGGGCGCGAATCCCTTATGACATCCTGGCGACCATCTCAAATCGGATCATCAATGAAGTGCCAGGTGTAAATCGTGTCGTCTATGACATTTCAAGTAAGCCACCAGCTACGATAGAGTGGGAGTAG
- a CDS encoding class I SAM-dependent methyltransferase encodes MKNFTTKVLSCADILFLPFILLAALLLKAYRRLGSKHLRASTKMLKRLGVFPIIDQYYEPMFNDANLTKSLADKRVLPGLDFRENEQLKLLEELTFQNEFDEFLEGEKTKPAEMAFCLGNGAFESGDAEFLFNFIRHSKPRKVVEIGCGSSTKLISHASQLNEIDTGQMCNHICIEPYEQSWLEGYPKISLMRSKVEDVDCEVFESLEEGDFLFIDSSHIIRPQGDVLHEYLRIIPTLSKGVTVHVHDIFTPRDYLDVWLRENVIFWNEQYLLEAMLSKNSSYEVVAALNLLKHEYFSDLKKVCQYLTSEREPGSFYFRVSR; translated from the coding sequence ATGAAAAACTTCACTACGAAAGTTTTGTCCTGTGCAGACATTTTATTTCTTCCATTTATTCTCTTGGCGGCATTGCTACTCAAGGCTTACAGGCGTTTGGGGTCGAAGCACTTAAGAGCAAGTACCAAAATGCTAAAAAGATTGGGCGTGTTCCCGATCATAGACCAGTACTACGAGCCAATGTTCAATGATGCCAATCTAACCAAGTCTTTGGCAGACAAGAGAGTTCTTCCAGGTCTCGATTTCAGAGAAAATGAACAGCTCAAATTGTTAGAAGAGCTCACTTTCCAAAATGAATTTGATGAGTTTTTAGAGGGCGAGAAAACAAAGCCTGCGGAAATGGCGTTTTGTTTAGGTAATGGAGCTTTCGAGTCTGGAGATGCCGAGTTCTTGTTCAATTTTATTCGGCACAGCAAGCCAAGGAAGGTTGTAGAAATTGGATGCGGTTCAAGTACAAAGCTCATTTCTCATGCTTCACAGTTAAACGAAATAGACACAGGTCAAATGTGTAACCACATTTGCATTGAGCCATACGAACAGTCATGGCTTGAGGGCTATCCTAAAATTAGTTTAATGCGAAGCAAAGTAGAGGACGTTGATTGCGAGGTATTTGAAAGTCTTGAAGAAGGCGATTTCTTATTTATAGACTCGTCTCACATCATTCGTCCTCAGGGCGATGTGTTGCATGAGTACTTGCGAATTATTCCCACGTTATCAAAGGGTGTGACTGTTCATGTGCATGATATATTTACGCCACGAGATTATTTAGATGTTTGGTTGCGTGAGAACGTCATATTTTGGAATGAACAATATCTTTTAGAGGCCATGCTTAGTAAGAACTCTTCTTACGAAGTTGTAGCCGCTCTTAATCTGCTGAAACATGAGTATTTTTCAGATCTTAAGAAGGTGTGTCAGTATCTGACAAGCGAGAGAGAGCCTGGTTCTTTTTACTTTAGAGTGTCCAGATAA
- the pyrH gene encoding UMP kinase has protein sequence MSNIPFRRVILKISGETFCPPGSRGIDPSELSFIANQVKLAASTGCQVAVVVGGGNIVRGSHLVSETGFDQSTADYMGMIGTVVNGLALREALNGLDCDVRLMSALEIPAVAEPFIKARAMRHLEKGRILVLAAGTGNPFFTTDTCAALRGAEIGADVLLKATKVDGVYDADPVTNPKAIRYDEITFHEAIEQQLGVMDLTALTMCMENNLPVVIFNFRAEGAIHRVILGDTDYGTLVHVGKKKTQTASSY, from the coding sequence ATGAGCAATATCCCATTTAGACGGGTCATTTTGAAGATTAGTGGCGAAACTTTCTGCCCTCCTGGATCTCGAGGGATTGATCCGTCTGAACTTTCTTTCATCGCCAATCAAGTGAAATTGGCTGCCTCCACTGGGTGCCAGGTGGCCGTCGTGGTGGGCGGCGGCAATATTGTCCGTGGATCGCACCTGGTATCGGAAACTGGGTTCGACCAGTCTACCGCCGACTATATGGGCATGATTGGCACCGTGGTCAATGGGCTTGCACTTCGCGAAGCGCTCAATGGGCTTGACTGCGATGTACGTCTTATGAGTGCTCTTGAGATCCCGGCAGTTGCCGAACCATTCATCAAGGCCAGAGCCATGCGGCATCTCGAAAAGGGACGCATTCTGGTTCTGGCTGCTGGCACCGGCAATCCCTTCTTCACCACCGACACATGCGCGGCCTTGCGAGGCGCTGAAATTGGTGCCGATGTACTGCTGAAAGCCACCAAGGTCGACGGCGTTTATGACGCTGATCCTGTCACCAACCCAAAAGCAATTCGTTACGACGAGATCACCTTCCATGAAGCCATTGAGCAACAGCTCGGGGTCATGGATTTGACAGCACTGACAATGTGCATGGAAAATAACCTCCCTGTCGTCATCTTTAACTTCAGAGCTGAGGGAGCTATTCATCGCGTGATCCTTGGGGATACTGATTATGGCACCTTGGTACATGTCGGAAAAAAGAAAACACAAACAGCATCCTCCTATTGA